A window from Chryseobacterium vaccae encodes these proteins:
- a CDS encoding OmpA family protein has product MKKTLIILSIGALLAACNKKSEQKTGTAQDTVAIETPTAIEKSSGGTNSFDINSIPVSSAEVGDFPFFSFPKGLEFQNKPVQRSYDMLFFPLKGVMTPIEGKVWKTYVVNEKSNKEDWSLPYFLKSYDDAITKVGGVKIFDGKVPQQELDRIKEDAKYFGEEGSIDYWNEPVKVYVIRRTNGDDIYIQLYGNTATGAIQILQKAPFEQTISILKSDDIKKALDATGKAVLHINFDTDKATLKPDGKTAVDEITKVLKTDSNLKLAVNGYTDNSGNDAHNIQLSKDRATAVLNAITTSGIDKARLSAEGFGSKNPIADNSSEEGKAQNRRVELVKK; this is encoded by the coding sequence ATGAAAAAAACGCTGATTATTCTATCAATAGGCGCTTTGCTTGCTGCTTGTAATAAAAAATCTGAGCAAAAAACAGGTACTGCACAGGATACGGTCGCCATAGAAACTCCCACAGCTATAGAAAAGTCTTCGGGAGGAACAAATAGCTTTGACATCAACTCCATACCGGTTTCCTCCGCAGAAGTGGGTGATTTTCCCTTTTTCAGTTTCCCCAAAGGCCTGGAATTCCAAAACAAACCCGTACAAAGAAGTTATGATATGCTGTTTTTTCCTCTTAAAGGCGTAATGACACCAATAGAAGGAAAAGTTTGGAAAACCTATGTCGTAAACGAGAAAAGCAATAAAGAAGACTGGTCGTTACCCTATTTTTTGAAAAGCTATGATGATGCCATTACAAAGGTGGGCGGTGTAAAAATATTTGATGGTAAAGTTCCTCAGCAGGAGCTTGACAGAATAAAAGAAGATGCCAAATATTTTGGAGAAGAAGGTTCTATAGATTATTGGAATGAACCCGTAAAAGTGTATGTCATAAGAAGGACAAATGGCGATGATATTTATATTCAGCTCTATGGAAATACAGCGACCGGAGCCATACAAATTCTACAGAAAGCCCCGTTTGAGCAAACAATTTCCATATTAAAATCTGATGACATAAAAAAAGCATTGGATGCCACAGGCAAGGCCGTATTGCACATTAATTTTGATACAGACAAAGCGACCTTAAAACCCGATGGCAAAACAGCCGTAGATGAAATAACAAAAGTCCTGAAAACCGACAGCAATCTGAAACTCGCCGTTAACGGCTATACGGATAACAGCGGAAATGATGCTCATAATATCCAACTCTCAAAAGACCGTGCTACAGCCGTATTGAATGCTATCACCACTTCCGGTATTGATAAAGCAAGACTTTCAGCAGAAGGCTTCGGCAGCAAAAACCCGATTGCAGATAATAGTTCTGAAGAAGGGAAGGCGCAAAACCGTAGAGTAGAGCTGGTGAAAAAATAA
- a CDS encoding helix-turn-helix domain-containing protein, giving the protein MYRKEKFSVAFKLECINLHKNSYRSIESIATEKGFNESNLRKWIGFYNKYGISGLQPRKNKSYSLNFKVKVLKAIETEHISQREACIRFDIAAQSSVLNWQRDYEKSGILGLKNKPKGRPCIMSDHKRKKRKSDKPLTREEELLLENERLRAEIDFLKKLDALTLKKNKQRPSKD; this is encoded by the coding sequence ATGTATAGAAAAGAAAAATTTAGCGTTGCTTTCAAATTAGAATGTATTAATCTTCACAAAAACTCTTATCGTTCGATTGAATCTATAGCAACAGAGAAAGGATTTAATGAAAGCAATCTGCGCAAATGGATTGGTTTTTATAACAAGTACGGAATCTCGGGGCTACAACCGAGAAAAAACAAGAGCTATTCCCTGAATTTTAAGGTTAAAGTTCTAAAAGCCATCGAAACAGAACATATCTCCCAAAGGGAAGCATGTATCCGATTCGATATCGCAGCTCAGTCTAGCGTGTTGAATTGGCAAAGGGATTACGAAAAAAGTGGTATTTTAGGGTTAAAGAACAAACCCAAAGGAAGACCCTGCATTATGAGTGATCACAAGCGTAAGAAAAGAAAGTCCGATAAGCCATTGACCAGAGAAGAAGAACTTTTATTGGAAAACGAAAGGCTTCGAGCTGAAATTGATTTTCTAAAAAAGTTAGACGCCTTAACTCTCAAAAAGAACAAGCAGAGGCCATCGAAGGATTAA
- a CDS encoding helix-turn-helix domain-containing protein, translating into MDKYSFLEIAALIGIFLVLFLALFLLTVKTKYKLGNRLLAFFLFTNAVDALKFLMRDFPVNFINLEAFRWSINYLVPASFYLYVLSVCFSNFRLKPKHLWHTIPFIAFNLYMAYGIYFEDRASKVSFINALSESPIMQFFHILFEVLFQVYFIASFLVIRKSKTIYLENYTNPDISILNALYKITILYYALHFIVLIRWLVTFIFGLGEIRSWIVTLDGFAFLFCTCWYLFVALNKPEFFRGVNSDLKPIKEGIPKQKISPLTVEEKDKEIKLLKDFMLEKEPYLDSSLTIQDLSEQVKIPVKDLSTLINLYMDKHFFDFVNEYRIEKAMQILKDPSQKELTVLEILYQVGFNSKSSFNTSFKKYTGKTPTDFRKQAL; encoded by the coding sequence ATGGACAAATACAGCTTTTTGGAAATAGCGGCGCTTATCGGGATATTTTTGGTGCTGTTTCTTGCCTTGTTTTTACTTACTGTTAAAACAAAATATAAATTAGGAAACCGCCTTCTCGCTTTCTTCCTTTTTACAAATGCTGTAGATGCATTGAAATTTTTGATGCGTGATTTCCCTGTTAATTTCATCAATCTTGAGGCGTTTCGCTGGAGTATTAACTATTTGGTTCCGGCATCGTTTTATCTCTATGTATTGTCCGTTTGTTTTTCCAACTTTCGATTAAAACCGAAACATTTATGGCACACCATTCCGTTTATTGCCTTCAATTTGTATATGGCGTATGGGATTTATTTTGAAGACAGAGCTTCGAAAGTGAGTTTCATCAATGCTTTGAGCGAATCACCTATCATGCAGTTTTTTCATATTCTTTTCGAAGTTCTATTTCAGGTTTATTTTATTGCTTCATTTTTGGTGATTAGAAAATCTAAAACCATCTATCTCGAGAATTATACAAATCCGGATATCTCTATCCTAAATGCACTTTATAAAATAACAATTCTCTATTATGCCTTACATTTTATAGTCCTTATAAGATGGCTGGTTACTTTTATCTTTGGGTTGGGGGAAATCAGATCCTGGATTGTAACCCTCGATGGGTTTGCATTTTTATTTTGTACCTGCTGGTATCTATTTGTTGCGCTCAACAAGCCTGAATTTTTCAGAGGAGTGAATTCCGATCTGAAACCTATTAAAGAAGGTATTCCGAAACAGAAAATCAGCCCCTTAACAGTTGAAGAAAAAGATAAGGAAATCAAACTCTTAAAAGATTTTATGCTGGAAAAAGAACCTTATCTGGATTCGTCATTAACTATTCAGGATTTATCTGAGCAGGTAAAAATTCCCGTAAAAGATTTATCTACTCTGATTAACCTGTATATGGATAAACACTTTTTCGATTTCGTGAATGAATATAGAATTGAAAAAGCAATGCAGATCCTGAAAGATCCTTCTCAAAAAGAACTGACTGTTTTGGAAATCTTATATCAGGTTGGCTTTAATTCCAAATCTTCGTTTAATACTTCCTTCAAAAAATATACGGGAAAAACACCAACAGATTTTAGAAAACAAGCTTTGTAA
- a CDS encoding DEAD/DEAH box helicase: MSKITSAEKRQLSTLKSNAEFTNCFKKLIFNNELTFEEAQYILSVALIFFRYYNNDKRLKGYFNIAYYIILKYSLVHNDYRPLYDISLQIGFYPISEFILANSLLNEQHLHEFIINQEIRTLYKNSNYIETVEQHNRSKEILERISMEDSAYIAPTSFGKSSIIREVIKQNDFSKIAIIVPTKSLITQTYIDIRNLGLNYKLILHDEMFNGENRFIGVLTQERATRLINKFNVKFDILFIDEAHNLLKNNSRNHLLSRLIMLNYKNNTNQRVLYLSPLINDSKNLKTKFTSEGQIFESSIKHNLKAFDVFYLDKKGKLSLFDRFSNELYQLDKNILFINYIITNAQGKNFLYNYRPKNVELIAKKISFSLEDIENNVLANISKTIATEISEDIDLVELVKKGIIYLHGKQPTILKEYLEHQYKDTPYLKFIIANSVILEGINFPIDTLFITSTYRLNVKDLNNLIGRVNRLNYVFQNSLSKLVSKIHFIDSEEFTDKTSNMVNKLSLLREHTFKDENKNPLLENYNIDDLKLPKDKLEQQKEKDQKLINLTEFLINEKEDSLENRIKHSFIENNIDDFYWNIEFVIPSIIKNFEKISNKSNVVSTIYEVFILNIENQIKDYEIERLKNEKARNYYKNYIDIIQLLSLKDKIINTLNYFEVKAKDIIDSYLFIGSSFGEAINPSPKYKNYLQEVYINLHGKSRQQLANISLVKIKLEEDFVSFKLKKLITFLYDFELITKEAYFLAVYGTVNEEVINLTRIGLGPSVTKMLKENNQIENISFDQNGNLISNDAFKNFLANQSELFKFEINKFIK, from the coding sequence ATGAGTAAAATTACAAGTGCTGAAAAAAGACAGTTAAGTACATTAAAAAGCAATGCAGAGTTTACAAACTGTTTTAAAAAACTAATTTTCAACAATGAATTAACATTTGAGGAAGCTCAATATATACTTAGTGTGGCTCTAATATTCTTTAGATACTATAATAATGACAAAAGATTAAAAGGTTATTTCAATATAGCATACTATATAATTTTGAAATATAGCTTGGTTCACAACGATTATAGACCTCTCTATGATATTTCATTACAGATAGGTTTTTATCCAATTTCTGAATTTATTTTAGCTAATAGCTTATTAAACGAACAACATTTACATGAGTTTATAATAAATCAAGAAATAAGAACCTTATACAAAAATTCAAATTATATTGAAACTGTTGAACAACATAATAGGTCTAAAGAAATTTTAGAGAGAATTTCTATGGAGGATTCAGCATACATTGCACCAACCTCATTTGGAAAAAGCTCAATAATTCGTGAAGTTATTAAACAAAATGACTTTTCTAAGATTGCAATTATAGTTCCTACTAAATCACTTATAACTCAAACTTATATTGATATTAGAAATTTAGGTTTAAATTATAAACTTATTTTGCATGATGAGATGTTCAACGGAGAAAATCGATTTATAGGAGTATTAACACAAGAAAGAGCTACAAGACTCATCAATAAGTTTAATGTTAAATTTGATATATTATTTATTGACGAAGCTCATAATCTTTTAAAAAATAATAGCAGAAATCACTTATTATCAAGACTTATTATGCTAAATTATAAAAACAATACAAATCAAAGAGTATTATATCTGTCTCCTTTAATAAATGATTCAAAAAACTTAAAAACCAAATTCACATCTGAAGGACAAATATTTGAAAGTAGTATAAAACATAACCTAAAAGCTTTTGATGTTTTTTATTTAGATAAAAAAGGAAAACTTTCGTTGTTTGATAGATTTTCTAATGAATTATATCAACTAGATAAAAATATTCTTTTTATCAATTACATAATTACAAATGCTCAGGGAAAGAATTTCCTGTATAACTATCGGCCTAAAAATGTAGAATTAATTGCAAAAAAAATTTCTTTCTCACTTGAAGATATAGAGAATAATGTTTTAGCCAATATATCAAAGACTATTGCAACTGAAATATCGGAAGACATCGATTTGGTTGAATTAGTAAAAAAAGGAATTATATATTTACATGGTAAACAGCCAACTATCCTAAAAGAGTACCTCGAACATCAATATAAAGACACTCCATATTTAAAATTTATCATAGCTAACTCGGTAATTTTAGAAGGTATAAATTTTCCAATTGACACATTATTTATTACATCGACATATAGATTAAATGTTAAAGATCTTAACAATTTAATAGGAAGAGTTAATAGATTAAATTATGTTTTCCAAAACTCATTATCTAAACTTGTATCTAAAATACATTTTATTGATTCAGAAGAATTTACCGACAAAACAAGCAATATGGTAAATAAGCTTTCTTTACTTAGAGAACATACTTTTAAAGACGAAAATAAAAATCCTTTATTAGAGAATTATAATATTGATGATCTTAAATTACCAAAAGACAAACTTGAACAACAAAAAGAAAAAGACCAAAAACTAATTAATTTAACAGAGTTTTTAATTAATGAAAAAGAGGACTCTTTGGAGAATAGAATTAAGCATAGTTTTATAGAAAATAACATTGATGATTTTTACTGGAATATAGAATTTGTAATTCCATCAATTATTAAAAATTTTGAAAAAATATCAAATAAAAGTAATGTTGTATCAACTATTTATGAAGTTTTTATCCTGAATATTGAGAATCAAATTAAGGACTATGAAATTGAACGATTGAAAAATGAAAAAGCTAGAAACTACTATAAGAACTATATTGATATAATACAATTATTAAGTTTAAAAGACAAAATAATTAACACATTAAATTATTTTGAGGTTAAGGCTAAGGATATAATTGATAGTTACTTATTTATTGGTAGTTCTTTTGGAGAAGCAATTAACCCATCTCCAAAATATAAAAATTACCTGCAAGAAGTATATATAAATTTACATGGAAAAAGTAGACAACAGTTAGCAAATATTTCTTTGGTTAAAATTAAGCTGGAAGAAGATTTCGTTAGTTTTAAATTAAAAAAATTGATAACTTTTCTTTATGACTTCGAATTAATAACAAAAGAAGCCTACTTTTTAGCTGTCTATGGAACGGTTAATGAAGAAGTAATTAATCTAACGAGAATTGGCCTAGGACCTAGTGTAACGAAAATGCTAAAAGAAAACAATCAGATAGAAAATATTTCTTTCGATCAAAATGGAAATTTAATATCTAATGATGCATTTAAAAATTTTTTAGCAAATCAATCAGAACTATTTAAGTTTGAAATTAATAAGTTTATAAAATAA
- a CDS encoding alpha/beta fold hydrolase — protein MKKNIILLLSLIVYLSVKAQTNASVDSIAQRNLFQNLKPEFDKYEKQHGNYIQTNNVKMHYLEWGNKKNPTLVWIHGTYSNGYELYEVIDQLVKMNLHVIAIDYYGHGFTPISQKDLSVYHVADDIKFLLDKMKVKKAIIGGWSRGGTISSAFYDAYPEMVQALILEDGGSVAWDFQAKQANIGKDIEETKQYYANKKTMVFDNDFDAYWFMYNNWGIKGKGNEKLKKEIFTSYARIKKNANGKYEINPGAEELTGENSAEENIAIIYTPFTSKTAFGASTHQLNPKIIYRNLNKPVLILDPISKNDWFDFKEENDQLTAEHPPFIVHKVYENTWHGVKDERPNEVVNDIKTFLINNKLIK, from the coding sequence ATGAAAAAAAATATCATTCTATTGCTTTCTCTCATTGTGTATTTATCGGTAAAAGCGCAAACAAACGCTTCCGTAGATTCTATAGCACAACGGAATCTGTTCCAGAATTTAAAACCCGAGTTTGATAAATACGAAAAACAACACGGAAATTATATTCAAACGAATAATGTAAAAATGCATTATTTAGAGTGGGGAAATAAAAAAAATCCAACACTTGTCTGGATTCACGGAACGTATAGCAATGGCTATGAACTATACGAAGTGATAGACCAATTGGTAAAAATGAATCTTCACGTCATTGCAATTGATTACTACGGACACGGATTTACACCCATCTCTCAAAAAGACCTGTCTGTTTATCACGTTGCAGATGATATCAAATTTCTATTAGATAAAATGAAAGTCAAAAAAGCAATTATCGGAGGCTGGTCAAGAGGAGGAACCATAAGTTCGGCATTTTATGATGCTTATCCGGAAATGGTTCAGGCTCTTATTTTGGAAGATGGCGGTTCTGTGGCCTGGGATTTTCAGGCAAAGCAGGCTAACATTGGGAAAGATATTGAAGAAACAAAACAATATTATGCCAATAAAAAAACAATGGTTTTTGATAACGACTTTGATGCTTATTGGTTTATGTATAACAATTGGGGTATAAAAGGAAAAGGAAATGAGAAACTGAAAAAAGAAATTTTTACTTCTTACGCCCGGATCAAGAAAAACGCAAACGGGAAATATGAAATAAACCCAGGAGCAGAAGAACTTACCGGCGAAAATTCTGCAGAAGAAAACATTGCTATTATTTACACTCCTTTTACTTCTAAAACGGCTTTTGGTGCTTCAACGCATCAGCTAAATCCTAAAATTATTTATCGAAATCTGAATAAACCTGTGCTCATTTTGGACCCTATCAGCAAAAATGACTGGTTCGATTTTAAAGAAGAAAACGATCAACTTACAGCTGAGCACCCGCCTTTTATTGTCCATAAAGTTTATGAAAACACCTGGCATGGCGTAAAAGACGAACGCCCGAACGAAGTAGTTAATGACATTAAAACATTCTTAATAAATAATAAGCTGATCAAATGA
- a CDS encoding helix-turn-helix domain-containing protein, with amino-acid sequence MYKWEIEELKFQIGKLIQLHRLKRGLSQLQLGNELNISSNHVGRIERAETNPTIESLVTFCNFLEIDLLNLFTKLNEKELKKIESEIDQLQKEFKNQNKRKS; translated from the coding sequence ATGTATAAATGGGAAATAGAGGAATTAAAATTTCAAATTGGAAAGCTTATTCAGTTGCATAGGCTCAAAAGAGGGCTTTCACAATTACAACTTGGAAATGAACTCAATATCTCAAGCAACCATGTTGGTAGAATTGAAAGAGCAGAAACTAATCCTACCATTGAAAGTCTTGTTACATTCTGTAATTTTCTTGAGATTGATCTATTAAATTTATTTACTAAACTCAATGAAAAAGAATTAAAGAAGATTGAAAGCGAAATCGATCAACTACAAAAAGAATTTAAAAACCAAAATAAGAGAAAATCCTGA
- a CDS encoding serine hydrolase, with the protein MTKSYERGLFNGNVLIAKNNKIIYQKSFGFTDETKQTPLTDQSIFNPGSIAKEFNAVSIMILVERGLLNLDDHISKFNLGLPKWSEKVTIRHLINYASGIPKIENKLIIPKNDEEAWKILRNNDTLLFEPGTSYSYDNSNVFLQRRIIEKVTGISYQEFVTKNIIKPLKMTNSVFDPELGYKNRTSCYDMDNVRCPELEFISGWLWVDSNDLYKWLHAMNSNRLISKKSFQTLLNNPYAKDEGGSLGRYFEKEDLQRHNGVSYKFESIFLNDFKNNITIILLSNNLNRVWDLGHIIHNLMLGKAYEIPKRSIYQAIRKESLNDVNKGIKTYFLLKKNSEKEYSFENPGELNKLGYELLRGGNVDSAIKIFSLNVSVFPQSANVYDSRGEAYFNKKEYQLSKDDYQKSLELDPANNNAKEMILKINQLLATKK; encoded by the coding sequence ATGACAAAATCTTACGAAAGAGGTTTATTTAATGGAAACGTCCTTATCGCTAAAAATAATAAAATCATCTATCAAAAATCATTTGGCTTTACAGACGAAACGAAACAAACCCCTTTAACTGATCAGTCAATATTTAACCCGGGCTCTATTGCAAAGGAATTTAATGCGGTCTCCATCATGATTCTAGTGGAACGTGGCCTCCTTAATCTTGATGACCATATATCTAAATTTAATTTAGGACTGCCTAAATGGTCAGAAAAAGTTACCATAAGACACCTTATTAATTATGCCAGCGGTATTCCTAAAATCGAAAACAAACTCATAATTCCGAAAAATGATGAAGAGGCCTGGAAGATTCTGAGAAACAATGATACCTTGTTGTTTGAACCCGGAACCAGTTACAGCTATGATAATAGCAATGTGTTTTTGCAAAGAAGAATCATTGAAAAGGTAACCGGAATATCCTATCAGGAATTTGTCACTAAAAATATAATTAAACCGTTGAAAATGACCAATTCAGTATTCGATCCGGAATTGGGTTATAAAAACCGAACCTCTTGTTATGATATGGACAACGTCCGATGCCCGGAACTGGAATTTATAAGCGGCTGGCTTTGGGTAGACAGCAATGATCTGTACAAATGGCTTCATGCCATGAATTCTAATCGTTTAATATCCAAAAAATCCTTTCAGACTTTATTGAATAATCCATACGCAAAAGACGAAGGCGGATCACTTGGCAGATACTTTGAAAAAGAAGACCTACAAAGACACAATGGCGTCTCGTATAAATTTGAATCCATTTTTTTAAACGATTTTAAAAATAACATTACGATCATTCTATTGTCCAATAATCTCAATAGAGTTTGGGATCTGGGACATATTATTCACAACTTAATGCTGGGAAAAGCGTACGAAATTCCTAAAAGGTCTATTTATCAAGCCATAAGAAAGGAATCGCTTAACGATGTCAATAAAGGTATAAAGACCTATTTCTTGCTCAAAAAAAATTCTGAAAAAGAATACAGTTTTGAAAACCCAGGTGAACTGAATAAATTAGGATATGAATTATTAAGAGGTGGAAATGTAGATTCAGCTATTAAAATTTTCAGTCTTAATGTTTCTGTGTTTCCTCAATCAGCCAACGTTTATGACAGCCGTGGGGAAGCTTATTTCAATAAAAAAGAATATCAGTTATCAAAAGATGATTATCAGAAATCATTAGAGCTAGACCCAGCCAATAACAATGCGAAGGAAATGATTTTGAAAATCAATCAGCTTTTGGCCACTAAAAAATAA
- a CDS encoding IS3 family transposase yields the protein MEGLRRKYDLSLLLDCTGMARSSFYYHQKALDKKDKYGEVKTLIKQIYHRHKGRFGYRRITLIMKQQGIVINHKTVLRLMKTLGLKSIVRVKKYRSYRGEQGRIAPNILERNFKADQPNRKWATDVTEFNVSGSKLYLSPIIDLYNGEIISYDLSERPAFAQVVNMLKKGLRKIKNTENLIIHSDQGWQYQMKAYQHLLKEKGIIQSMSRKGNCLNNAVIENFFGTLKSEMFYTKKFKTIDELKKEIKKYINYYNNDRIRLNLKGKSPVQYRTLSYNNIV from the coding sequence ATCGAAGGATTAAGGCGAAAATATGACCTGTCACTCCTGCTGGATTGTACAGGTATGGCCAGAAGCAGTTTCTATTACCATCAGAAAGCTCTTGATAAAAAAGATAAATATGGAGAAGTAAAAACTTTGATAAAACAGATTTATCATAGGCATAAAGGCCGGTTTGGATACCGTCGTATTACTTTGATTATGAAACAGCAAGGAATTGTAATTAATCATAAAACGGTCTTAAGACTGATGAAGACCCTAGGATTGAAAAGTATCGTTAGGGTTAAAAAATACAGATCTTACCGGGGAGAGCAAGGCAGGATAGCACCAAATATTCTGGAGAGGAACTTTAAGGCAGATCAGCCAAACAGAAAATGGGCCACTGATGTGACAGAATTTAACGTCTCGGGCAGTAAATTGTATCTTTCGCCGATAATTGATCTTTACAATGGCGAGATTATCAGTTACGATCTCTCGGAAAGGCCTGCCTTTGCACAGGTTGTAAATATGCTCAAAAAAGGGCTCAGAAAAATCAAGAATACTGAAAACCTCATTATCCACTCTGATCAAGGCTGGCAATATCAGATGAAAGCCTATCAGCATCTGTTAAAAGAAAAAGGCATTATCCAAAGTATGTCCCGCAAAGGAAACTGCCTGAATAATGCGGTAATAGAAAACTTCTTTGGAACTTTAAAATCTGAAATGTTCTATACTAAGAAATTTAAAACCATTGATGAGCTCAAAAAAGAAATAAAGAAGTATATCAATTACTACAATAACGACAGGATAAGACTTAATCTAAAAGGAAAGAGTCCGGTACAGTACCGAACTCTTTCATATAATAATATTGTTTAA
- a CDS encoding alpha/beta fold hydrolase, translating into MYIVYISELTGVLGPDTYAKSKKMKSIIISVFITFFSITLVFSQTSERKFVSINNKQIAYKTFGLDERKPNEPIVIFESGLGSGGGGYGSLFPFVQKSFAGIVYDRNGIGESEIDASIKTDEDVIKRLHDLLAALKISPPYLLVGHSIGGPFIRLYASMYPNEVCGLFFIDPTDFMLTKDEDNKVKINTSSSTGYRELFVINLKNIINDPLTSDGFRNEAKRELNESSPEFFRKYKSLPPLKDIPVTVMISYNKHIENYETEMNENLKLGINLIPWWKELDELRINHYAEMIKNNSNSQLMLLPRYSHGIHQQDPKIVSEALINIYKNCLNSLKNR; encoded by the coding sequence ATGTACATTGTGTATATTTCTGAGTTAACAGGAGTTTTAGGACCTGACACTTATGCCAAATCAAAAAAAATGAAATCCATAATCATATCTGTATTTATTACTTTTTTTTCAATAACACTGGTTTTTTCACAGACTTCTGAAAGAAAATTTGTATCCATTAACAATAAGCAAATAGCATATAAAACTTTTGGACTTGATGAAAGAAAACCTAATGAACCCATAGTAATCTTTGAAAGTGGCCTCGGTTCAGGAGGTGGGGGATATGGAAGTTTGTTTCCTTTCGTTCAAAAAAGTTTTGCGGGGATAGTTTATGACAGGAATGGAATTGGGGAGTCAGAAATAGATGCTTCCATAAAAACAGATGAAGATGTTATCAAAAGACTTCACGATTTGTTAGCCGCTTTAAAAATAAGTCCGCCTTATCTATTAGTAGGACACTCAATAGGCGGACCGTTTATACGTTTGTATGCCTCAATGTATCCGAATGAAGTTTGTGGTCTTTTTTTCATAGATCCTACAGATTTTATGCTTACAAAAGACGAAGACAACAAAGTGAAAATTAATACATCAAGTTCTACAGGTTATAGGGAGTTATTTGTGATCAACCTTAAAAACATCATAAATGATCCCTTAACATCAGATGGTTTTCGAAATGAGGCAAAGAGAGAACTGAATGAAAGTTCACCGGAATTCTTTAGAAAATACAAATCCTTACCACCCCTTAAGGACATTCCCGTAACCGTAATGATTTCTTACAATAAGCACATTGAAAATTATGAAACAGAGATGAACGAAAATCTGAAATTAGGGATCAATTTAATCCCGTGGTGGAAGGAGCTGGATGAATTAAGAATAAACCATTATGCAGAGATGATAAAAAATAACAGCAATAGCCAGCTGATGTTGTTGCCGCGTTACAGCCATGGAATACACCAGCAAGATCCCAAAATTGTATCAGAAGCTCTAATCAATATTTACAAAAACTGTCTAAATTCCTTAAAAAACAGGTAG